In the Malassezia vespertilionis chromosome 1, complete sequence genome, one interval contains:
- the HST6 gene encoding ABC-type xenobiotic transporter (EggNog:ENOG503NU2T; COG:Q; TransMembrane:12 (i104-124o157-181i244-262o268-289i345-364o384-403i761-786o798-815i873-895o901-926i979-1004o1016-1036i)), whose product MSSIESDDKSAKPWHLSLDAVHTDEFIAQLRAQQESLDCGALSAFETVTPLSSPRTPCFDLTYTHAATDPPPQLAQHVPTKIVKPVVRRSLCGMYRWLPWQDKLMLLLPALLISVATGGLPVGMTHVIGRAFGAFTAYDKSQPGANEVLRSSVLTDIYVLLGLAGGTLVLRASSTALWLVVGEHGARGWRTYVSRQLFLKEADWYDLGMGLQSADTGKDAGAAGIMALFLRDTDEVRMAMGSQMGYLLLHAASMLASAVYALTRSWKLALVIFAALPLVAIATVVGEMLGAPMLAAERIESVQLAALVEKTTSAIKTLKAFHAENMQRAALDACIERCRALYKRVCVVWGVRFGIVSTLALMTFVQGFGYGSHLVRTHKTGPDVVLSTFLASLMAMGQLQGILQRLHFLETGKHSAANLDAVARSQPVAPAADNDEHGTQEKSHDIEMAPRLCITPDSCRGEMSLDRVWYAYPTRPSVPVLCGISMHFSPGELTFVVGRSGSGKSTVVELLLKLRAPQLGSVALDGQALATLDTAWFRAQVRGLVQDPLILEKSMYDNIAMGCTSSISVREAAWAARLDDVLQLLPEGFATVLGQRGTTLSRGQKQRVALARAFLQHPPVLILDEATSALDTESAAAVMETLRIWRHGQTTIIITHHIAHIRPADFCYILEQGQILEQGAAGDLAHPWFAEAKSARLLTSPLEKEPVSGSIWSMASEKTHISVSPMHTLTDTAPEPAKLGDRAPILAALGILARTVPQKSWLLLLLCCCILSGLTTPVFAFCLTQVMMGIANPNAQSVGMWIGATAGLAVADGVLKGVRLIGMEAIGARWIAALRREAVRQLLVQDCAWYDAPQNTPSALTTQVVRDAEDARVCLGNLVGQAVTLCAMILGTLIWSFVLGWQLTLCMLALLPIVVGLYGTQGYFASSTERKSKAMRENMATLLYDRVRSIQAERAMETAMHAETLAAAIDAAAKAGRRAAYVVALGAGLAEAITYAAEAFLYGIGAVLLMNGTYDLHRFMLVLNPLIFAVGFAAQLGTSFTATSKAVLGLCATDRLLRLSQHGSDRHGEATPSVRGEIAFTDVGFQYGRHGPAPLRNVSFTVHAGEHVALVGKSGAGKSTLGALLLRLYEPDQGTICLSGHAIRSMDPVWLRAQIASVGQDVCLFPATAQENIALGRHATLRAVEAAATRAGAHAFLSALPEKYATMLGNATTRLSGGEAQRLGIARALLRTEAHILLLDEFTAALDHATRAQVADVVLGQRDKTILLVSHDEALIRRCDRVVVLEQGAIVEQGAPRELLGKADSRLRTLLMVGAA is encoded by the coding sequence ATGTCGAGCATTGAGTCGGATGACAAGAGTGCAAAGCCATGGCACCTGTCACTTGACGCGGTGCACACGGACGAGTTTATCGCGCAgcttcgcgcgcagcaagaaTCTCTTgattgcggcgcgctgtccGCGTTCGAGACCGTCACGCCGCTCtcttcgccgcgcacgccgtgtTTTGATCTCACGTATACGCATGCAGCGACTGatccgccgccgcagcttgcacagcatgTGCCGACCAAGATCGTAAAGCCagtcgtgcggcgctcgctttGCGGCATGTACCGCTGGCTGCCCTGGCAAGACAAGCTCATGCTTCTCCTTCCTGCACTACTGATATCCGTCGCAACGGGCGGCCTTCCTGTAGGCATGACACACGTCATTGGCCGAGCATTTGGCGCGTTCACCGCGTACGACAAGAGCCAGCCCGGCGCAAACGaagtgctgcgctcgagcgtgctTACCGATATCTAcgtgctgcttggcctCGCGGGCGGCACCTTGGTCTTGCGTGCGTCGAGTACGGCGCTATGGCTAGTGGTcggcgagcacggcgcgcgtggatgGCGCACGTACGTGTCCCGGCAGCTTTTCCTGAAAGAGGCGGACTGGTACGATTTGGGCATGGGCCTCCAAAGCGCCGATACGGGCAAGGAtgcgggcgctgcaggcatCATGGCTCTTTTTCTTCGCGATACAGACGAGGTGCGCATGGCAATGGGCTCGCAAATGGGCTATTTGCTCCTGCACGCGGCGTCCATGCTTGCAAGCGCCGTATATGCACTCACGCGCTCGTGGAAACTTGCGCTGGTGatttttgccgcgctgccgctTGTGGCGATTGCCACGGTGGTGGGCGAGATGCtgggcgcgccgatgcttgcggcggagcgcatcgagtcGGTCCAGCTGGCCGCGCTCGTGGAAAAGACCACGTCGGCCATCAAGACACTCAAGGCATTCCATGCGGAGAACATGCaacgcgccgcactcgaCGCGTGTATCgagcggtgccgcgcgctgtacaagcgcgtgtgcgtcgTGTGGGGCGTGCGATTCGGCATTGTAtccacgctcgcgctcatGACCTTTGTGCAGGGGTTTGGGTATGGGAGCCATTTGGTCCGCACGCACAAAACCGGCCCCGACGTGGTACTCTCCACATtcttggcgagcttgaTGGCGATGGGCCAGCTGCAAGGCATattgcagcgcctccatTTCCTCGAGACcggcaagcacagcgcggcgaaCTTGGACGCCGTCGCACGTTCCCAGCCCGTGGCCCCTGCGGCGGACAATGATGAGCACGGCACGCAGGAAAAAAGCCACGACATTGaaatggcgccgcgcctttgcATTACGCCCGACTCGTGCCGTGGAGAGATGTCGCTGGACCGGGTGTGGTACGCGTATCCTACACGCCCAAGCGTCCCTGTGCTGTGTGGTATTTCGATGCACTTTTCTCCCGGCGAGCTCACCTTTGTCGTGGGCCGCAGCGGGAGCGGAAAAAGCACGGtggtcgagctgctgctgaagctgcgcgcgccgcagctgggCAGCGTTGCCCTCGATGGCCAAGCGCTCGCCACCTTGGACACGGCGTGGTTTCGCGCACAGGTGCGTGGGCTCGTGCAGGACCCCTTGATCTTGGAGAAGAGTATGTACGATAATATCGCGATGGGCTGCACCTCGTCCATTTCCGTGCGCGAAGCCGCGtgggccgcgcgcttggacgATGTGCTGCAACTGCTCCCCGAAGGCTTTGCTACGgtgcttggccagcgcggAACGACGCTGAGCCGTGGCCAAAAGCAGCGAgttgcgcttgcgcgtgcgtttcTGCAGCACCCCCCGGTCCTTATTCTGGACGAGGCGACCTCTGCGCTGGACACGGAGAGTGCCGCAGCCGTGATGGAGACGCTGCGGATATGGAGGCATGGCCAAACGACCATTATCATCACGCACCATATCGCACACATCCGCCCCGCTGACTTTTGCTACATTCTTGAGCAAGGGCAGATCTTGGAGCagggcgctgcaggcgacttggcgcaccCATGGTTTGCCGAGGCCAAAtcagcgcgcttgctcaCCTCGCCGCTCGAGAAAGAGCCCGTTTCTGGGAGTATCTGGAGCATGGCCTCGGAAAAGACCCACATCTCCGTCTCGCCGATGCACACGCTCACAGATACGGCGCCGGAGCCAGCCAAACTTGGCGACCGCGCGCCGAtacttgcggcgctcggcattCTCGCACGCACCGTCCCGCAAAAATCCTGGCTCCTCCTCCTGCTCTGTTGCTGTATCCTCTCGGGCCTCACGACGCCTGTGTTTGCATTCTGCCTGACGCAGGTCATGATGGGCATTGCCAATCCAAACGCACAGTCTGTAGGGATGTGGATCGGCGCCACGGCCGGCCTTGCCGTTGCCGACGGCGTGCTGAAAGGCGTGCGTCTGATTGGGATGGAAGCcattggcgcgcgctggattgCAGCACTGCGCCGAGAAGCGGTGCGCCAACTGCTCGTGCAGGACTGCGCGTGgtacgacgcgccgcaaaatACGCCGAGCGCGCTCACGACACAggttgtgcgcgacgcggaaGATGCGCGCGTATGCCTTGGCAACCTCGTCGGCCAGGCCGTGACGCTTTGCGCGATGATTCTCGGGACGCTGATCTGGTCGTTTGTGCTGGGCTGGCAGCTgacgctgtgcatgctcgcgctcttgccCATTGTCGTGGGGCTCTATGGCACGCAGGGCTACTTTGCCTCGTCGACGGAGCGCAAGAGCAAGGCCATGCGCGAAAATATGGCCACGCTGCTCTACGACCGCGTCCGGAGCATCCaggccgagcgcgcgatggagactgcgatgcacgcagagacgcttgccgcggccattgacgccgcggccaaggcagggcgccgcgccgcgtacgttgttgcgcttggcgctggtCTTGCCGAAGCCATCACCTATGCCGCTGAGGCGTTTCTATacggcatcggcgcggtgctgctgaTGAATGGCACGTACGACCTGCACCGATTTATGCTGGTGCTCAACCCCCTCATCTTTGCGGTGGGCTTTGCAGCCCAGCTCGGCACTTCGTTTACCGCGACAAGCAAAGCGGTCCTCGGCCTCTGCGCCACCGACCGCCTCTTGCGTCTTTCTCAGCATGGCTCGGACCGGCACGGGGAAgcgacgccgagcgtgcgagGAGAGATTGCTTTTACCGACGTCGGATTCCAGTACGGGCGGCACGgacctgcgccgctgcgcaatgtaTCGTTCACCGTACACGCCGGCGAACACGTCGCGCTGGTGggcaagagcggcgcgggaAAATCaacgcttggcgcgctgctcctgcgcctctACGAGCCAGACCAAGGCACGATTTGCTTAAGCGGCCACGCGATCCGGAGCATGGACCCCGTCTggctgcgcgcacagatAGCCAGCGTCGGCCAAGACGTGTGTCTTTTTCccgccacggcgcaggaaAACATTGCGTTGGGGCGccacgcgacgctgcgcgccgtcgaagcggccgccacgcgcgccggcgcacacgccTTTCTTTCTGCGCTTCCCGAAAAGTATGCGACGATGCTGGGGAATGCAACTACGCGGCTTTCGGGgggcgaggcgcagcggcttggtattgcgcgtgcgttgctgcgcaccgagGCGCACATTCTCCTCCTCGACGAGTTcactgctgcgctggaccatgcgacgcgcgcgcaagtaGCCGATGTGGTGCTTGGGCAGCGCGACAAAACGATTCTCCTCGTCAGCCACGACGAAGCGCTGATCCGTCGCTGCGACCGCGTCGtggtgctcgagcagggcGCTATTGtggagcaaggcgcgccgcgcgagctgctcggcaaggcaGACAGCAGGCTGCGTACGTTGCTCATGGTCGGCGCAGCGTAG
- the SSB1 gene encoding Heat shock protein ssb1 (COG:O; EggNog:ENOG503NUH7; BUSCO:EOG092617RN) — MSSEVPPTNDSNVYEGAIGIDLGTTYSCVGWWTNERVEIIANDQGNRTTPSYVAFTESERLIGDGAKNQAAMNPRNTVFDAKRLIGRRFDDPDVKKDMQSWPFSVIDQSGSPYIQVDYLGERKTFAPQEISSMVLQKMKEIAEAKIGKEVQKAVVTVPAYFNDSQRLATKDAGSISGLDVLRIINEPTAAAIAYGLDSKSSSEKNVLIFDLGGGTFDVSLLNITGGVFAVKATAGDTHLGGEDFDHALLDFFKKDFERKNKVEIGDDARALRRLRSACERAKRTLSSVTQTSIEVDSLFDGKDFQANITRARFEEINAAAFKSTLDPVAKVLKDAKIPADRVDDIVLVGGSTRIPKIQSLVSEFFNGRQLNKSINPDEAVAYGAAVQGAVLTNQTSDKTADLLLLDVAPLSLGVAMQGDLFGVVVPRNTPIPSNKTRTFTTVEDNQTQVTFPVYEGERTQCKDNRLLGEFELTGIPPMPRGQAELMCTFEVDANGLLKVSAQDKASGRKANITITNSVGRLSSTEIEQMIKDSEQFKNVDKEFQAKHDSKNDLEAYVHSVESTVSNPAANFKRAAKIQVEQELAKALEVLELSDASADDYRRSSLRLKRAMQKGLAGGR; from the exons ATGTCGTCTGAAGTGCCTCCCACGAACGACTCCAACGTTTACGAGGGCGCCATTGGTATCG ATCTCGGTACCACGTACTCTTGTGTCGGTTGGTGGACCAACGAGCGCGTTGAAATCATTGCCAATGACCAGGGTAACCGCACGACTCCCTCGTACGTTGCCTTCACCGAGAGCGAGCGTCTCATTGGTGACGGAGCCAAGAACCAGGCTGCGATGAACCCGCGCAACACGG TCTTTGACGCCAAGCGTCTCATTGGCCGCCGCTTTGACGACCCCGACGTAAAGAAGGACATGCAGTCTTGGCCATTTAGCGTCATTGACCAGAGCGGCAGCCCTTACATCCAGGTCGACTAcctcggcgagcgcaagacgtTTGCTCCCCAGGAAATCTCTTCCATGGTGCTCCAAAAGATGAAGGAGATTGCCGAGGCCAAGATCGGCAAGGAGGTCCAGAAGGCTGTGGTCACTGTACCTGCCTACTTTAACGACTCACAGCGTCTCGCTACGAAGGATGCCG GCTCCATTTCCGGCCTTGATGTGCTGCGTATCATCAACGAGCCGACCGCCGCTGCCATTGCATACGGCCTCGACTCCAAGTCCAGCAGCGAGAAGAACGTGCTCATCTTTGacttgggcggcggcacctTTGATGTGTCGCTCCTCAACATCACAGGCGGTGTGTTTGCTGTGAAGGCCACTGCCGGTGACACGCACTTGGGCGGTGAGGACTTTGACCACGCCCTCCTCGACTTTTTCAAAAAGGACTTTGAGCGCAAGAACAAGGTCGAAATtggcgacgatgcgcgtgcgctccgccgtctccgcagcgcctgcgagcgtgccaagcgcacgctttCCAGTGTTACGCAGACCAGCATCGAGGTCGACTCTCTCTTTGACGGCAAGGATTTCCAGGCGAACATTACGCGTGCGCGTTTCGAGGAGATCAACGCTGCTGCGTTCAAGAGCACACTCGACCCCGTCGCCAAGGTGCTCAAAGACGCCAAGATCCCTGCCGACCGCGTCGACGATATTGTGCTCGTCGGCGGCTCTACACGTATCCCCAAGATCCAGTCACTTGTCTCGGAGTTCTTCAACGGCCGCCAGCTGAACAAGAGCATCAACCCCGACGAGGCGGTTGCCTACGGTGCCGCGGTCCAGGGCGCTGTACTGACCAACCAGACCAGCGACAAGACTGCGGacctgctgctgctcgatgttgcgccgctctcgcTCGGTGTGGCCATGCAGGGCGATTTGTTCGGTGTCGTTGTGCCCCGCAACACGCCCATTCCCTCCAACAAAACCCGCACCTTTACCACGGTGGAGGACAACCAGACCCAAGTCACATTCCCGGTGTACGAAGGCGAGCGCACCCAGTGCAAGGACAACCGTCTTCTCGGTGAGTTCGAGCTCACGGGCATTCCCCCCATGCCCCGCGGCCAGGCCGAACTTATGTGCACCTTTGAGGTAGACGCCAACGGTCTCCTCAAGGTCTCTGCACAGGACAAGGCGTCGGGCCGCAAGGCCAACATCACCATCACCAACTCTGTCGGCCGCCTGAGCTCGACCGAGATCGAGCAGATGATCAAGGACTCGGAACAGTTCAAGAATGTGGACAAAGAGTTCCAGGCCAAGCACGACTCCAAGAACGACCTCGAGGCCTATGTCCACTCTGTCGAGAGCACCGTTTCGAACCCCGCCGCCAACTTtaagcgcgctgcaaagaTCCAGGTCGAGCAGGAgctggccaaggcgctcgaggtCCTCGAGCTCAGCGACGCGTCTGCGGACGACTACCGCCGCTCCTCGCTCCGCCtcaagcgcgccatgcaaaAGGGCCTTGCTGGCGGCCGCTAA
- a CDS encoding uncharacterized protein (BUSCO:EOG09263J7D; COG:J; EggNog:ENOG503NV5T), translated as MHARSVSTAAQSGAFSIPEEPISVRHADAQTALAAADRMRTESAQQQPQVAAHAAERNVRRMRRNMLDTMSGMASTQTREGAFRPYKLRTQPLEPYQLTLSHLLAATAQLGNARTHVQKNFQPYLYGMRHEMAIIDVERATLPALRRAVQVVRGVAEHDGVILILGTRSGLQPAIRAACARLGANGFHVSTDRWVPGVLTNAPKLLAPAIQHSASRTGRDGDEAPNTTKLASQLYQPDLVIVLNVSENAHALREATQCNIPTMAIVDTNVDPRAVTYAIPANGDSVRVAELVVGVLSKAGEDGLRRRHDRVEAWDKRERSLRRRAQKSAP; from the coding sequence atgcacgcacgctcggtGTCGACCGCTGCCCAGAGCGGGGCATTTTCCATTCCAGAAGAGCCCATATCTGTGCGTCACGCCGACGCGCAAACCGCGCTAGCCGCGGCGGACCGCATGCGCACAGAGTCCGCACAGCAGCAACCACaagttgcggcgcacgccgccgaacGCAATGTGCGgcgtatgcgccgcaacatGCTTGACACTATGTCTGGCATGGCCAGCACACAGACGCGCGAGGGCGCATTCCGGCCGTAtaagctgcgcacgcaacCCCTCGAGCCGTATCAGCTCACGCTCTCGCACCTCCTCgccgccacggcgcagctcggcaacgcgcgcacgcatgtGCAGAAAAATTTTCAGCCGTACCTCTACGGCATGCGCCACGAGATGGCGATTATTGACGtggagcgcgcgacgcttccggcgctgcggcgcgcggtgcaggtTGTGCGTGGTGtcgccgagcacgacgGTGTCATTCTCATTCTCGGCACACGCTCCGGCCTTCAGCCcgcgatccgcgccgcgtgcgcgcgactCGGCGCCAACGGCTTCCATGTAAGCACCGACCGTTGGGTGCCCGGTGTGCTGACGAATGCGCCCAAGCTCCTTGCGCCGGCGATCCAACACAGTGCCTCGCGCACTGgccgcgacggcgatgAAGCGCCCAACACGACCAAGCTTGCCTCGCAGCTGTACCAGCCAGATCTGGTCATTGTGCTCAACGTCTCTGAGAATGCACACGCCCTGCGCGAAGCGACGCAGTGCAATATTCCCACCATGGCCATTGTCGACACCAACGTCGATCCACGCGCGGTGACCTACGCGATCCCTGCCAACGGCGACTCGGTCCGTGTCGCAGAGCTCGTTGTCGGTGTCCTTAGCAAAGCCGGCGAGGACggactgcgccgccgccacgaCCGTGTCGAGGCGTGggacaagcgcgagcgcagcctccgtcgccgcgcccaaaaaagcgcgccgtaG
- the SNF5 gene encoding SWI/SNF chromatin-remodeling complex subunit (COG:B; COG:K; BUSCO:EOG0926115P; EggNog:ENOG503NVVX), with protein sequence MWGAGAAQNNGGGVQGTMPGAQNAAPGFVGMPNAAPFNGIIQGPWMDAAAGNAAGNAMMGGRMPAMQQNYMQASEPRPAPPISATTTLPSRSSPGAHVRPPGTGPRRGRPPRNPRPPASSTATQTGAAPVHWTPSLTTEQQQALIARAVQVVKTQNQPNYTIIHALLNMGFVLVRNNQLPPNAGVAANTNGTLLRLDEAAMLGLLPQHGARFSAQTAWRPAPAPFPAPGMPQQPGTSPQNGFRAPGVSARPPSAAPTPGVRPGVHPDPMAHLPLVYGGPPPAQSAVGMPIVPQNTWMTKLPPPTTSKYPWTRLSEKATSELRAIMEKDLDYVKMRTAQQKEMDAELVARIAKTIHRDPTTGAVRPVPWWVRLGDAKLECLRTEPLRLVFPAQRHRMQEAVRARPYVPMQGEAVERATSGVETLVPIRLELEHDPFKLRDTFTWNAAEEESSLDAFAHAMCEDIGLPAKVFVPLIKASVQAQVSEYTTAMALQHRECEKSAGQGMLDAQQQSAWASLRHAVLSAREHCAAPDHAAPGAQTQTPAPHDELRVLIKLDILVGAHNLLDQFEWDVCAPQGLRAEQFAEQISADLGLSGEFTTAIVHAIREQVGGHLRLLSLLGYPFNQLASMDEEVRSAFLPVLPGTARANTQVPAYTPKLVQLTATEVTQLEREHERELRRKRRQTKGRRGINISDKDPKRTIRSVPLWGLQGGIPDATQGHSSRRAATAAASANITPYTDPLDESAYAPKRARTERYDVHFQFPGGLGPPKGSAANRPRLETGTRKEAVQGAAPPGAAPPGKEHRLPGAPRPLSDARPAQSALDGPDMSFLPESDSDTDTDPAPVLPQPPAWLEHATQVSRQKYPHDRFQIQQRQLPQDVPPPFEEQWRIRCLDCPGKVYKPGPGESLLNFEIHLKNRSHRAAVARRTDQV encoded by the coding sequence atgtggggcgccggcgcggcacagaaCAACGGAGGTGGTGTGCAAGGCACGATGCCgggcgcgcaaaatgctGCGCCGGGCTTTGTAGGCATGCCgaatgctgcgccgttCAACGGGATAATACAAGGCCCCTGGAtggacgccgccgcgggGAATGCAGCAGGAAATGCAATGATGGGGGGGCGCATGCCGGCAATGCAGCAAAACTATATGCAGGCGTCTGAGCCACggcccgcgccgccaatAAGCGCCACGACGACGCTGCCATCGCGCTCGTCACCGGGCGCGCACGTCCGGCCTCCAGGCACAGGTCCACGTCGTGGacgcccgccgcgcaatcCACGGCCTCCTGCATCCAGCACAGCTACGCAaacaggcgcggcgcccgtACACTGGACACCCTCGCTGACTAcggagcagcagcaagcgttaattgcgcgcgccgtgcaagtgGTCAAGACGCAGAACCAGCCCAATTATACCATCATTCACGCCTTGCTCAACATGGGCTTTGTGCTGGTCCGGAATAACCAGCTGCCGCCAAATGCAGGCGTCGCGGCAAACACCAATGGCACGCTCCTCCGACTCGACGAGGCTGCCATGCTTGGGCTCTTgccgcagcacggcgcgcgattcAGCGCGCAGACGGCATGGCGccctgcgcctgcgccgttTCCTGCGCCTGGAATGCCGCAGCAGCCGGGCACCAGCCCGCAGAACGGTTTTCGCGCACCAGGCGTGTCTGCACGCccgcccagcgcagcgcccacaCCGGGCGTGCGCCCCGGCGTGCACCCTGATCCCATGGCGCACCTCCCTCTTGTTTACGGCGGCCCCCCTCCCGCGCAGTCCGCCGTCGGCATGCCGATCGTGCCGCAAAACACGTGGATGACCAAGCTGCCACCGCCCACGACGAGCAAGTACCCCTGGACGCGGCTCTCGGAAAAGGCGACCTCggagctgcgtgcgattATGGAAAAGGATCTGGACTATGTAAAGATGCGCACCGCCCAGCAAAAAGAGATGGACGCGGAGCTCGTagcgcgcatcgcgaaAACCATCCACCGCGACCCCACCACTGGCGCAGTACGTCCTGTGCCGTGGTGGGTGCGGCTGGGCGACGCGAAACTAGAGTGCCTACGCACCGAGCCTTTGCGCCTTGTCTTTCCCGCCCAGCGGCACCGCATGCAggaagcggtgcgcgcgcgcccgtACGTGCCCATGCAAGGTGAAgcggtcgagcgcgcgacCAGCGGCGTGGAAACGCTGGTCCCCAtccgcctcgagctcgagcacgacCCGTTCAAGCTGCGCGATACATTCACCTGGAACGCCGCCGAAGAAGAAAGTTCTCTGGAcgcgtttgcgcacgccaTGTGCGAGGACATTGGCCTTCCAGCCAAGGTCTTTGTCCCGCTCATCAAAGCgtcggtgcaggcgcaggtcAGCGAGTACACCACCGCCATGGCCCTGCAGCACCGCGAATGCGAAAAGAGTGCGGGGCAAGGCATGCTggacgcgcagcagcaaaGTGCGTGGGCGTCGTTGCGCCACGCCGTGCTGTCTGCGCGCGaacattgcgcagcgcccgaccacgcggcgcccggcgcgcaaacgcaaacgcctgcgccacacgacgagctgcgcgtgctCATCAAGCTGGACATTCtcgtcggcgcgcacaaCCTCCTCGATCAATTCGAGTGGGACGTGTGTGCGCCCCAAggcttgcgcgccgagcagtTTGCCGAGCAAATCTCGGCGGACCTCGGCCTCTCGGGCGAGTTTACCACGGCGATTGTGCATGCGATCCGCGAGCAGGTGGGTGGCCACTTGCGGCTGCTGTCCCTCCTTGGCTACCCCTTCAACCAGCTCGCATCCATGGACGAGGaagtgcgcagcgcgtttCTCCCTGTGCTGCCAGGAacggcgcgtgcgaatACGCAGGTGCCTGCATACACGCCGAAACTCGTCCAGCTCACGGCCACCGAAGTgacgcagctcgagcgcgagcacgagcgcgagctgcggcgcaagcggcgccagACCAAagggcgccgcggcatcAACATCTCCGACAAGGATCCAAAGCGAACGATCCGGTCTGTGCCGCTTTGGGGCCTGCAGGGCGGCATACCCGATGCGACGCAGGGCCATTCatcgcgccgtgctgcaaccgcagcagcgagcgcaaacATCACCCCATACACCGATCCGCTCGACGAGAGCGCTTATgcgccgaagcgcgccCGCACAGAGCGGTACGATGTGCATTTCCAGTTTCCCGGCGGTCTTGGCCCCCCCAAGGGCAGTGCTGCAAACCGCCCGCGGCTCGAGACAGGCACCAGGAAAGAGGCGGTGCAAGGAGCGGCGCCTCCGGGTGCAGCACCGCCCGGCAAGGAGCACAGATtgcccggcgcgccgcggccgctttccgacgcgcgccctgcgcaaagcgcgctcgACGGTCCAGACATGTCCTTCCTCCCTGAAAGCGATTCCGATACGGACACTGATCCTGCTCCTGTGCTGCCGCAGCCCCCTGCGTGGCTTGAGCACGCCACACAGGTCTCGCGGCAGAAATACCCGCACGACCGCTTCCAGATTCAGCAGCGGCAACTACCTCAGGacgtgccgccgccgttcGAAGAGCAGTGGCGGATCCGGTGCTTGGACTGCCCGGGCAAGGTATACAAGCCTGGCCCCGGCGAATCGCTGCTCAACTTTGAGATACATCTAAAGAACCGTAgccaccgcgccgctgtaGCGCGCCGTACCGACCAAGTGTAA